From Corynebacterium aquatimens:
AAGCCATGGTCAAGATGTACTCACTCATGCTTCCGGAAGATGTCAACGGCACTGGGTGGAGGGACTCGACCTGTACGCGCGGGACTTTGGAAGAAGGGCAAGAGGCGAAAATTGTCTGCTACGGCACTAAGTTCACTTTCGCGATAGCGGACTATGGGTCGCGGGAAAATTTGGAGAAGTCACTCCACGTTCCGGAAGAAGACGACTTAGTTCACAATTTTTGCTATTCCTTCTACGAGGATGCGGATCCGGTCGCAGAGCCGACGTACGTAGCAATCCAAGAAAAGCCGTTGGATTCGTACGCGATTTTGGTAACTGGGTTGCTCAGCAGCGATCTCATACTGTCGCTGCCTTTCTGTTAGACAACTGGGGGTTGCACCCCGCAAACGTTGAAAGCCTCCCACGCGCAATAGATCATATTTCTATTAAGTGTGAAGCGGTCTGAAAGGCGTATGACGGGTGTTGGTGCGGGGCAATCTGTTGGTGGAAGACATCGGTGGTGGTCAGAGCATGACTTTATCGTCGCGGCAGCACATCACGATTGGGCGAAGCGCTGACTTTACTATTGGGGCCTCCGACCCAGGAATGCACAGGCATCTGTTTCACTTTTGGGATTCTGACGGTGATTGGTTAGTCAAGAACGTGGGATCTTTGATCACGGCCCGGATTGTGCCCGCCGGCAACGTTCGTTTCTTGCCGCTGCGTCTCGCGCCGGGGGATGTGCTCTATGTTCCCGCAGGCCGCTCCACCGTGGGGTGGTCAACCAAGGAAGCCGATTACGCGATCAAACTGACCAACGCCACTGTAATCCGCGAGCCCCAGGTTCGAGCGGCCTTCGACCGACGAGCGACCAACGAGCACTTCGTTCCCTCCGCCGAGCAGCGCATGTTGCTCAATGCTCTTGCAGCCCCGCTTGTGGAAGACCCCATGGCAGAGGCACATATTGTTGTGCCGAGCGTCGACAAGTTGGCTGTGGAGCTGGGGTGGACACGGAAGAAAACTGAGCAAAAGATGCTGCGCATTGTCGACGCGTTGGAGCGCGCCGGGGTCCCGGAATTCCAGCGCTCCGAAAACCGCGCGCCGTGGCGGATCCTGCTGGCGCGCTTCGCGTTTGAGCAATACGGCCGCGGTTAGCCATACACTCGGGGTCATGGTGGAAAAGAAAGTAGCAGTAGTCACCGGCGGATCAGCAGGAATCGGGGAGGCGGCTGCCCGTGCGCTCGCCTCTGATGGGTGGTTGGTGTACGTGGCGGCTCGTCGGAAAGAGCGCTGCGATGCCGTTGCCGCCGAGATCGGCGGGATTGGCGTTGAGTTGGATGTTACGGACCAGGGGTCCGTCGATAAGCTAGCTGCGCAGCTTGACCGCGTGGACCTGCTGGTCAACAACGCGGGCGGGGCGAAGGGGCTTGATTTGCTGCGCGAGGCGAATTTGGACGATTGGGAGTGGATGTACCAGACCAACGTCGTGGGCACCGTAAGGATGATGAAAGCGCTGTACCCGCAGCTCGTGGCGGCAGAAGGTCTGGTCATTAACGTCGGGTCCGTCGCCGGCTGGGACGCGTACGTCGGGGGCAGCGGCTACAACGCCGCGAAGTTCGGTCTACGCGCGCTCACGCGTGCTTTTCGACGAGAGGAAGTGGACCAGCCGATCCGCATTACCGAAATTGACCCGGGCCGCGTGAAAACGGACTTTGCGCTGAACCGTTTTGAAGGTGATAAGCAGCGTGCCGCCGCCGTGTACGAGGGGAAACTGAACCTCACGGCCGAGGACATCGCTGAAGCGATCCGCTGGGTGGCGTCGTTGCCTGCACACATGAACATCGACACGATGAGCATTATGCCGAGGGATCAGGCGGAGCGCTAAACTCTCTGGGTGACCTTTTCGAGTTTCTGTGCATTACTGGGCATCTGGCTAGTCGGCATCGTGAGCCCCGGGCCCGATGTGCTGCAGATAACCAGGCAGGGGGCGAAGTCCCGGGCGGCGGGCGTGGCGTGCGCGCTGGGCATCATGGTTGGCAACACGTTTTGGATTGCGGCGTCGCTTCTGGGGCTCAGCGCCTTAATCCAGGCGTTCCCGCAGATCCTGGCCGTGCTGCAGCTCGTTGGTGGCTCGTACCTGCTGTACATGGGTATCGGCGCGGTTCGTGCGGGGTGCGCGGCCCGCGGGAAGAGCGGGCTGCGGGTGGAGGCGGCTGGGGGGTCGTCGTCAAGCAAAGCGTTTTGGGTGGGCGTGGCCACCAACCTCTCGAACCCCAAGGCCGTGCTGTTTTTTGGGGCGGTGTTCGCGCAGTTCATCAAACCCGGGATGGGTTGGGAATGGATGGTGGCAATTCTGGTCACCATGGTGATCACCGGCGTGGCATGGTTCGTCGGCTTTGCTCTGCTCATCGACGTGATTGCCGGGTTCTTGGATCGGTGGGGTTACCTCGTGGACATTGTCGCGGGTGTCATCTTTGCGGTGCTAGCGGTGTGGATGATTTTTGAGGGTGCGACGGCGCTTCTAAGTGGGGTATAACAACTCCGTGAAGTTAAAAGGCATAATCGCTGCTTTATTCCTCGTCGCCGCTGTCATTTTTGTGCCTCAGGCCGCTGCTATGGATGTGCGAGCGGGAGCCCAAGGGGGACGCACCGCGGTTGCGGTCTACCACCCGAATGGCTCGTGGACCGGTTCACCCGATGCAACGCAGCCGCGCCGAGCGCTTTCGCTGTCCAAGCTCTACCTTGGCTACTGGATTCTGCAGCACGGCTCCCCCGGTGAAAAAGCGCAGGTTGAGCACATGATTAGGGTCTCGTCGGATAGCATCGCGGCGCGATTAGATAGCGCGCACCCGCAGGCTATTGATGTTGTAGCGCGAAACTTCGGGCTGCATGCCACTCACCGCAACGGGCGGTGGGGGAATACCTCTACTTCCGCGTACGACGTTGCAAAATTTGTCAATGACATCCGTTTCGATCCTGTCGCGCAACCGATCATCAATGGCATGCGTACTGCCGCACCGATTGCGCAAGATGGATTTGCTCAGAACTACGGCACCTCCCGCCTTCCGGGCGCTGAGGGGACGAAATTCGGATGGTCTGATAATCGCTGGTCAAATATGGCGAGCGTGAGCTTCGGGCCAGGTTGGACTGCCGCTGCGATGACGAACGGCAACGCTGCGGCAAATACGAATGACGCTTTGGCGATGATCGGTCCGGAGGTTCACCATTTTGCAGGCAGTTCGTTTGCGCTTCCCACGATTCGTTGGGTTCCGATACGCGAGCTCCTTCCCCCGTTCTTTCCGCCACAGCTGGTTGATCTCATAGCGCCCGAACTCCTGTGGCCCGTGCTGGGTTAAGGTGGCACCAATGGAGATTGAAATTTCAGGCAGCAGCATCAAGCTGGGGCAATTCCTCAAGCTTGCCAACATCGTGGAGACCGGAGGGCACGCGAAAGAGGTGATCGCCGACGGGGAGGTCACCGTCAATGGCGAGGTAGTCACTGCGCGTGGGCACATGCTTCACGACGGCGATGTGGTGAGCGTGAGCGGAATCAAAGCGGTTGTTGCCACTGGTAGTGGTGATTATTTTGATGAGCGCACTGCCGATGATGATTTTGACCCTGAAAAGTGGAGGAACCTTTAAATGCCAGCCTTTGCAGCGCAACCGGGAATGCCGTACTGGATTGACTTGGTCACTTCGGAAGCGCGCAAGTCATCCTATTTCTATTCCAAGCTGCTGGGGTGGGACATTGATGCCGGCGATTACCGGGTAGCGCGGCTCCAGGGTCTGCCGGTGGCAGGAATGGTCAGCGCGGAAGCCATGGGGGACGCGTGGGTGACGTACTTTTTCAGTGCGGACATCTCAGCCGACGCAGAAAAGGTGGCTGAGCTCGGTGGGCGGGTTGTCGCGGAGCCGACCGAGGTGTCGTTGGGAACCATGGCGCTGTGCGCGGACGTGGCCGGCGGGTGGTTCGGGCTGTTCCAGCCGGCGGGTGAAGACGCATTCGTCGCCGCGGGGGAGCCAGGGACACCTGTGTGGCATGAATACACCTCGACGAGTGACGTGGCTGCCGTGATTGACTTTTACGGTGACCTCTTCGGGTGGGAGATCGTAGAGAACAACGGCTACTACCTGGTCATGGCAGACGGGGCTGCCTTCGCTGGAATCTGGGATGCACAGGATCAGATCCCGGCGGATGTGCCCAGCTTCTGGCAGACCTATCTGGGCGTGGCCAACATCGCCGAGGCTCGGTCGCGGATCAGCGAGTTCGGCGGCGAGGTACTGCGCGGGCCGGAGAACTCCCCGTTCGGGCTGTTGCTAACGGCAGTGGACTCGACGGGTGCCGTCGTCACGTTGTGCGAAGTCGATGAGCCGGTGGACGAGGACGCCCTGAGCGAAGCCGATTCGATCCTGGACTTTATGTAGACAGAAAATCGGCGACGTCGCGGATGCGGCGACGGGATTCCTCGGGGGTGGCGATGGTGTGGGTGGAGTGGTAGTCCACCACCCGCACGCTGGCGGGAAGATCGGGGCGGGCGACCCTGTCGTCGTAAAGCGCGATCTGCACGAGCGTGCGCGGCCATGACTCCGCCGGCGGGATTTCTGCGCCGGCGCGGATGTCGTCTGGAAGGCGCCCGAACTCGTTGAGCGACGGGTAGGTGAGTACGAGGGCGTCCACGTCGTTGGAAAGGAGCGTGGCCAGCGTTCCGCCCGAGCTTGCGCCCCAGATGGTGACGGACTGAGGGTTGTGGCTGCGCACAACGTCGAGCGCCCGACGGACGTGGGCAACCATGTCCGCGACCGTGTGCTCGGGGGCAAGCGGGTAATCCAGGTCGACGATGGTGGTGCCGGACAGCTGCGCCGCGGCGGCGACCTCCGGCTGCCAGCGCATCTGGCGCGCGATGCCCGCACCGCGCCACCAGCCGCCCGGGTGCAGCGAAATGGCCCATCGGCCGGTGGGCTCGGACGGGGTGAACAGCGTGGCTGCGAGATCGGGCAGTTCCTCCACCGTGATCCCGTCGGAGTAGGCCACGCCAGGCATCGTGTGGTCTAGAGCCGAGCCGAGCATCAGCATCGCCGCGTGGGTGATGCGGTCAGGCAGGTGAGCCAAGTAGAGATCTGCTTCCGCACGATCGCCGGCGCCGCCGCGCCACGGTGCGGTGACGTCTGGGCGCGGGTAAGTCGCGTCCATGTAGGACACGAGCTGATTCAGCTGGTCAGCGGGGGAAAGGGTGCGCTTTACGCCCCCGACCGTGAACTCGGCTTCCGCCTCACCGATAGGCAGCGGCTCGCTCGGCTCAGCAGGTTCGGGGATGTGCCGCATCCGTGCCTGTGCGTCCTCAAAGCGGCTCACCAGATCACCACGCGGTCTTTCTCCTCAATCCGCATTGCGGAATCGGCGTACTCCGGGAACGCCTCGTAGAACTCATCGATGTTCGCGGCGATCACGTTGCAGCGGAACTCGGCCGGCGAGTGCGGGTCGATGGCGAGGTACTGCGCGGCCATCTCCGGGCGGATGGCTGTGCGCCAGACGCGTGCCCAGGCGAGGAACAACCGCTGCATGCCTGTGTACGTATTTCCGGACAACGCCGCATCGGCGCCGTCGACATCGAAGGGGAGCGCCGGGCCGTCGTCAAGCTCATGCTCAGCGAGGTAGTTTTTGTACGCCACGATCGCGATGCCCAGCCCACCGAGGTCGCCAATGTTCTCGCCCAGCGTGAACTTTCCGTTGACGCCAGCGACCTCTTCGCGGCCCTCGAGCACCGTGGGAATTAGACCATCGAATTGCTCGACGAGTTTGCTGGTCAGCTCCTCAAAGCGCGCGCGGTCTTCGTCGGTCCACCAGGAGTTGAGGTTGCCGTCGCCGTCGTAACGCGAGCCCTGGTCGTCGAAGCCATGCCCGATCTCATGGCCGATCACCGCGCCGATGGCGCCGAAGTTCTCCGCGGCGTCGGCCTCTGGGTCGAAGAACGGTGGCTGCAAGATCGCCGCGGGGAACGTGATGTCGTTGACCACGGGGTGGTAGAACGCGTTGACGGTCTGCGGGGTGGACACCCACTCGTCGCGGTCGGTCGGCTGGCCAACCTTGGACACGTGGTAGTCGTGCTCGAAGGCCGAACCGCGGCGCACGTTTTCAACCAAGTCACTGCCTGCGGGGGAGAAACTCAGGTCGCTGTAGTCGCGCCACTTGTCTGGGTAGCCAATCTTTGCGCGGAACTTCTCAAGCTTGGTCAGCGCGCGGCCGCGGGTTTCTTCGCTCATCCACGCCAGCGCGCTGATGCGTTGGCGGTAGGCGGACACGAGGTAGTCCACAAGCTCAAGCATCTGCTCCTTCGACGAAGGCGGGAAATGCTTGTCGACGTACACCTTGCCGATGTCCTCACCCACCAGTGATTCGGCGAGGCTCACGCCGCGCTTCCAGCGGTCGCGCTGCTCCGTGGCGCCGGAGAGGACCGTGCCGTAGAAGTCGAAGTTGGCCGTACCGATTTCCTCGGCGACGAGGCCAGCGCGGGAACGCAAAATATGCCAGGTGCCCCACAACTGCCAGTCAGCCAGGGCGTCCGGGCGTAGCATCGCGGCAAGGTCGTCGACGAAGGACGGCATCATCACCACGACGCGGCCCGGTCCCAGACCGG
This genomic window contains:
- a CDS encoding SDR family oxidoreductase, translated to MVEKKVAVVTGGSAGIGEAAARALASDGWLVYVAARRKERCDAVAAEIGGIGVELDVTDQGSVDKLAAQLDRVDLLVNNAGGAKGLDLLREANLDDWEWMYQTNVVGTVRMMKALYPQLVAAEGLVINVGSVAGWDAYVGGSGYNAAKFGLRALTRAFRREEVDQPIRITEIDPGRVKTDFALNRFEGDKQRAAAVYEGKLNLTAEDIAEAIRWVASLPAHMNIDTMSIMPRDQAER
- a CDS encoding LysE family translocator, coding for MTFSSFCALLGIWLVGIVSPGPDVLQITRQGAKSRAAGVACALGIMVGNTFWIAASLLGLSALIQAFPQILAVLQLVGGSYLLYMGIGAVRAGCAARGKSGLRVEAAGGSSSSKAFWVGVATNLSNPKAVLFFGAVFAQFIKPGMGWEWMVAILVTMVITGVAWFVGFALLIDVIAGFLDRWGYLVDIVAGVIFAVLAVWMIFEGATALLSGV
- a CDS encoding RNA-binding S4 domain-containing protein, encoding MAPMEIEISGSSIKLGQFLKLANIVETGGHAKEVIADGEVTVNGEVVTARGHMLHDGDVVSVSGIKAVVATGSGDYFDERTADDDFDPEKWRNL
- a CDS encoding VOC family protein codes for the protein MPAFAAQPGMPYWIDLVTSEARKSSYFYSKLLGWDIDAGDYRVARLQGLPVAGMVSAEAMGDAWVTYFFSADISADAEKVAELGGRVVAEPTEVSLGTMALCADVAGGWFGLFQPAGEDAFVAAGEPGTPVWHEYTSTSDVAAVIDFYGDLFGWEIVENNGYYLVMADGAAFAGIWDAQDQIPADVPSFWQTYLGVANIAEARSRISEFGGEVLRGPENSPFGLLLTAVDSTGAVVTLCEVDEPVDEDALSEADSILDFM
- a CDS encoding alpha/beta hydrolase, with the protein product MPEPAEPSEPLPIGEAEAEFTVGGVKRTLSPADQLNQLVSYMDATYPRPDVTAPWRGGAGDRAEADLYLAHLPDRITHAAMLMLGSALDHTMPGVAYSDGITVEELPDLAATLFTPSEPTGRWAISLHPGGWWRGAGIARQMRWQPEVAAAAQLSGTTIVDLDYPLAPEHTVADMVAHVRRALDVVRSHNPQSVTIWGASSGGTLATLLSNDVDALVLTYPSLNEFGRLPDDIRAGAEIPPAESWPRTLVQIALYDDRVARPDLPASVRVVDYHSTHTIATPEESRRRIRDVADFLST
- a CDS encoding M13 family metallopeptidase — translated: MTNTDLYRLVNGPWLDSHVIPADRGVDGTFHALRDKAEVDVRDILTASDSLGGTLYDSFMDTESINAAGLAPLKKDFDLLSVKDINEFAHNLGLLERTGIAAPVSYWVEKDSQGETSVPHLVQAGLGLPDEAYYREPAHKETLRAYLDHVERMLGFLDPARLFGLGADVAAQRVVKLEAQIAASHWDVVDSRDALKIYNPREFSDLPQIIQTMLAASGLGPGRVVVMMPSFVDDLAAMLRPDALADWQLWGTWHILRSRAGLVAEEIGTANFDFYGTVLSGATEQRDRWKRGVSLAESLVGEDIGKVYVDKHFPPSSKEQMLELVDYLVSAYRQRISALAWMSEETRGRALTKLEKFRAKIGYPDKWRDYSDLSFSPAGSDLVENVRRGSAFEHDYHVSKVGQPTDRDEWVSTPQTVNAFYHPVVNDITFPAAILQPPFFDPEADAAENFGAIGAVIGHEIGHGFDDQGSRYDGDGNLNSWWTDEDRARFEELTSKLVEQFDGLIPTVLEGREEVAGVNGKFTLGENIGDLGGLGIAIVAYKNYLAEHELDDGPALPFDVDGADAALSGNTYTGMQRLFLAWARVWRTAIRPEMAAQYLAIDPHSPAEFRCNVIAANIDEFYEAFPEYADSAMRIEEKDRVVIW